In Thermococcus sp. JdF3, a genomic segment contains:
- a CDS encoding DUF4932 domain-containing protein, with amino-acid sequence MKKLASVVLVFLVVLASGCVGTTGEKVQGGETKSPTTASMQEHTSGTPVSISLSDRLHVEIDPRVELVAIIYRLSDSSWYREHVDPAVLGVTPGSYRYIRDVDEYFGPYRNLTAVKMVPQMIEEGIDYDAIPEFAIHLSPTDFSKAMPWDDMLRLRPFLDAKKLDEFAEAVAEFAEETDFWRFYREHEEFYNRTLETFVGENPGLVELVEFEEDFFGKNASSWHVVPMPIFCCHGFGYHIESGSNMSVYAFLGFGKVAGGIPHVYATVGDSTFLAHEFAHSFVNPAVDQHYELFEPYETLFDPVAEKLSAMAYPNFKVMLYETLVRAFEAYYLNATGRPEGAMATLKGNGKVFYFVDDVYRAYADDYARHRDMYRTFDDFMPELAKVIARVYNETNGGKNVVIPLTVDDFLNAAKEGGVIVAYDDGSSAGNLARFVYDSFRRRGVDAGLKAVSSLTPEDMRKNLALVLLSNSTLLPELQRNAPVIVNGTTVYSRESGETYSGSLRVVEVIENPWNPSALAFIVIGTDERALNNIHAYRHVTYSIRDSFDNLLESG; translated from the coding sequence GTGAAAAAGCTTGCATCTGTTGTGCTGGTATTCCTCGTGGTGCTGGCGAGCGGATGCGTGGGCACTACGGGCGAAAAGGTCCAGGGAGGGGAAACAAAAAGCCCAACGACCGCCTCCATGCAGGAACATACTTCAGGTACGCCGGTTTCAATCTCCCTCTCGGATCGCCTTCACGTGGAGATAGACCCCAGAGTCGAGCTGGTGGCGATAATCTACAGGCTCTCCGACTCAAGCTGGTACAGGGAGCACGTTGATCCGGCGGTACTCGGCGTCACTCCCGGGAGCTACCGCTACATCAGGGACGTGGACGAGTACTTTGGCCCCTATAGAAACCTGACAGCGGTTAAAATGGTTCCGCAGATGATCGAAGAGGGAATCGACTACGACGCGATTCCAGAGTTCGCTATTCACCTGAGCCCGACGGACTTCTCAAAGGCAATGCCCTGGGACGATATGCTTCGATTGAGGCCGTTTTTGGACGCCAAAAAGCTCGATGAGTTTGCGGAGGCCGTTGCAGAGTTCGCAGAGGAGACTGACTTCTGGAGGTTCTACCGCGAGCACGAGGAGTTCTACAACAGAACGCTTGAAACGTTTGTGGGAGAAAATCCTGGGCTGGTCGAACTCGTTGAGTTTGAGGAGGACTTCTTCGGGAAGAACGCATCATCGTGGCACGTGGTGCCGATGCCCATCTTCTGCTGCCACGGCTTCGGATACCACATAGAAAGCGGGAGCAATATGAGTGTATACGCATTTCTGGGCTTTGGGAAGGTGGCAGGCGGAATACCCCATGTTTATGCCACGGTGGGCGACTCAACCTTCCTGGCCCACGAGTTCGCCCACAGCTTCGTCAATCCCGCGGTTGATCAGCACTACGAGCTTTTCGAGCCCTACGAGACACTCTTTGATCCCGTCGCCGAGAAGCTGAGTGCAATGGCATACCCCAACTTCAAGGTCATGCTCTACGAAACGCTTGTGAGGGCCTTCGAGGCGTACTACCTAAACGCCACAGGCAGACCGGAAGGAGCCATGGCAACGCTGAAGGGCAACGGAAAGGTCTTTTACTTCGTAGACGATGTGTACCGGGCGTATGCTGATGACTACGCGAGGCACAGGGACATGTACAGAACCTTCGATGACTTCATGCCCGAACTCGCCAAGGTCATTGCGAGGGTTTACAACGAAACAAACGGAGGAAAGAACGTCGTGATTCCGCTGACGGTTGATGACTTTCTGAACGCCGCAAAGGAGGGGGGCGTTATCGTGGCTTACGACGATGGCTCCTCCGCAGGGAATCTGGCCAGGTTCGTGTACGACTCCTTTAGACGAAGGGGTGTCGATGCCGGGCTGAAGGCAGTATCGAGTTTAACGCCCGAGGACATGAGGAAAAACCTGGCGTTAGTACTGCTCTCAAACAGCACCCTTCTTCCCGAGCTCCAGAGGAACGCTCCCGTCATCGTCAACGGCACGACCGTTTACAGCAGAGAGAGTGGTGAGACGTACTCCGGGTCGCTGCGGGTCGTTGAGGTGATCGAGAACCCCTGGAACCCCAGCGCACTGGCGTTCATCGTCATCGGCACCGATGAACGGGCGCTGAACAA
- a CDS encoding RNA-guided endonuclease TnpB family protein, translated as MKRSVTVKLQPSKEQEEKLHQLADLEAKVWNRVNYLRRQQFFQGQIVDFNKTEKTVYEEFKKEIGSATVQQIARKNAEAWRSFFTLARKKRNGELPTWLKPKPPNYLKECEKRKPLIVLRNDQYRIEGSKLILKGLGKFRKLEIQFKGRIHLRGKQGRLEITYDEVKRKWYAHISFTVEEKLEGEEWVKLPRKPKGDLSAGIDLGVNNLMAVYVENGQSFLVNGRPLKSIDFYWRKRIAEYQSKLNKSGAKTSRRLKRMHERAKLQARHYINTSVRGTVRKLYELGVFKIVVGYPKGIAQNPGKGKKQNFILSHVWRFNTVIKRLKEVAEEYGIVVEVVDEAFTSQTCPVCGRPHEGARFVRGLFKCPATGLVFNADLVGAFNILKKVVKTITPNLSGLYAQRRGNWPEARPEGFEEPASRVIMMRTPQTSLPMARG; from the coding sequence ATGAAGCGTTCGGTAACGGTCAAACTCCAACCCTCCAAAGAGCAAGAGGAGAAACTCCATCAGTTAGCCGACCTTGAGGCCAAGGTTTGGAATAGGGTGAACTACCTCAGGCGGCAACAGTTCTTCCAAGGGCAAATCGTGGACTTCAACAAGACTGAAAAAACCGTTTACGAGGAGTTCAAGAAGGAAATCGGTTCTGCAACGGTTCAACAAATAGCGAGAAAGAATGCAGAAGCTTGGAGGAGCTTCTTCACCCTTGCAAGAAAGAAGCGGAACGGAGAACTCCCCACGTGGCTTAAGCCAAAACCACCGAACTACCTGAAGGAATGCGAGAAGAGAAAACCCTTAATCGTCCTGAGAAACGACCAGTACAGGATTGAAGGGAGCAAACTCATATTGAAAGGCCTTGGGAAGTTCAGGAAACTGGAAATCCAGTTCAAGGGCAGAATACACTTGAGAGGCAAGCAGGGGCGGTTGGAAATAACTTACGACGAGGTAAAACGCAAGTGGTATGCCCACATCAGCTTCACGGTGGAGGAGAAACTTGAGGGCGAGGAATGGGTTAAGCTTCCAAGAAAACCAAAAGGAGACCTCTCGGCGGGGATTGACTTGGGAGTGAACAATTTAATGGCCGTTTACGTGGAGAATGGTCAGAGTTTTCTCGTGAATGGCAGGCCTCTCAAAAGTATTGACTTCTACTGGCGGAAGAGGATTGCCGAGTATCAATCAAAACTCAACAAAAGTGGTGCTAAGACGAGTAGAAGGCTCAAGAGAATGCACGAGAGGGCGAAACTACAGGCCAGACACTACATTAATACCTCAGTCAGGGGAACGGTTAGAAAGCTCTACGAGCTTGGAGTTTTTAAAATCGTGGTGGGCTATCCGAAGGGAATTGCTCAAAACCCTGGGAAGGGTAAGAAGCAGAATTTTATCCTCTCTCACGTGTGGCGGTTTAACACGGTCATTAAACGTTTAAAAGAAGTCGCTGAAGAGTACGGTATTGTGGTTGAGGTTGTTGATGAGGCTTTCACTTCGCAAACGTGCCCCGTTTGCGGGAGGCCCCACGAGGGCGCTCGCTTCGTTCGTGGTTTATTCAAGTGTCCCGCAACGGGGCTTGTTTTTAACGCTGACCTTGTTGGGGCGTTTAACATTTTGAAGAAGGTGGTAAAAACGATAACCCCAAATCTGAGCGGTCTTTACGCCCAGAGGAGGGGTAACTGGCCGGAGGCCCGGCCGGAGGGGTTCGAAGAACCCGCTTCTAGGGTTATCATGATGAGAACCCCTCAAACCTCCCTGCCAATGGCGAGGGGTTAA
- a CDS encoding SagB/ThcOx family dehydrogenase, with amino-acid sequence MHWNPRPSRQGGGQRDEPLTLQQVSQILWAAYGVNRWGKRTSPSAGACYPFEVYVVVSGVEGLTPGIYLYDGKAHALELIREGHFGKTLAEACLNQRCVATAPVNVVIVAHYERTTRRYGERGIRYVHIDAGHMGQNIYLQATALGLGTVAVGAFRDEEVKRAMNVPGEPLYVFPLGVPGE; translated from the coding sequence ATTCACTGGAACCCTCGCCCCTCACGGCAGGGAGGAGGTCAGAGAGACGAACCTCTAACCCTTCAGCAGGTTTCCCAGATTCTATGGGCGGCGTATGGGGTTAACAGGTGGGGAAAGAGAACCTCGCCGAGCGCCGGAGCCTGTTATCCCTTCGAGGTCTATGTTGTGGTCTCAGGCGTTGAAGGATTAACTCCAGGAATCTACCTCTACGACGGAAAGGCCCATGCCCTGGAACTGATCAGGGAGGGGCACTTCGGAAAGACTCTCGCGGAAGCCTGCCTAAACCAGCGGTGCGTTGCCACCGCGCCGGTGAACGTAGTCATCGTCGCCCACTACGAGAGAACCACGAGGCGGTACGGCGAGAGGGGAATAAGGTACGTCCACATCGATGCCGGCCACATGGGTCAGAACATTTACCTTCAGGCAACGGCCCTCGGCCTCGGCACCGTTGCGGTTGGTGCCTTCAGGGATGAGGAGGTAAAAAGGGCAATGAACGTGCCCGGAGAACCGCTCTACGTCTTCCCCCTTGGCGTCCCCGGGGAGTAG
- a CDS encoding thioredoxin family protein, with protein sequence MIVEYDGKFEFESGKTVLWFSIPGCPPCRIVESFMEDLGREFPEIKIVHINAEEWNDLVNRFDVLNVPTLIYLKDGKEAGRQNLIRRKEEVLIRFEELKRL encoded by the coding sequence ATGATAGTCGAATACGACGGAAAGTTTGAGTTTGAGTCTGGAAAAACCGTCCTGTGGTTTTCCATTCCGGGCTGTCCGCCCTGCAGGATAGTCGAAAGCTTCATGGAGGATCTCGGCAGGGAATTTCCCGAGATAAAGATCGTTCACATCAACGCCGAGGAATGGAACGACCTTGTGAACCGCTTCGATGTCCTCAACGTCCCGACGCTGATTTACCTTAAGGACGGAAAAGAGGCTGGGAGGCAGAACCTCATAAGGAGAAAGGAGGAGGTTCTCATAAGGTTTGAGGAGCTCAAGAGGCTCTGA
- a CDS encoding heavy metal translocating P-type ATPase codes for MELVLKVNGMTCAMCVKTIEEALKDLPGVLEASVNLGTETARVSYDPSLVTIEDIRKTIEDVGYQFIGVEGEETHDLERELRERHLRDMKRKLAVAWGIGIALFASMQAERFGFEIPYLMPLQFILSTIAIVYAGRGIFGKAYASLRHKSLNMEVMYSLGIGSAYLASVLATVEVIPEDFNFYEASVLLMAFLLLGRYLETRAKGRTSEAIKKLMGLQAKKATVLRNGEEIEVPISEVRVGDVVIVKPGERIPVDGIVLEGESYVDESMITGEPVPNLKKPGDEVIGGTINKNSVLRIEARRVGRDTVLAQIIRLVEEAQNTKPPIQRLADTIVAYFIPTVLTIALLSFAYWYFVAGEPLLFAFTTLLSVLVIACPCAFGLATPTALTVGMGKGAEMGILIKNGEVLEIARKATVVLFDKTGTLTKGKPEVTDVISFGMDEKELIKLVASAEKRSEHPLGDAIVRKAQELGLELEEPGEFEAITGKGVRAVVGGREILAGNRKLMVENGYSVNEVEETLHRLEDEAKTAITVAIDGRIVGVIGIADTIKEGAKEAIEELHRMGKKVGMITGDNRRTANAIARRLKVDYVLAEVLPGDKANEVKKLQEKGEVVIFVGDGINDAPALAQADVGIAVGNATDIAMESGDMVLIKNDPRDVVKAIKLSQKTLAKIKQNIFWAMFYNTMLIPFAAGLAFVLFGVEFQPEWAAGAMSISSVSVVTNSLLLKRARI; via the coding sequence ATGGAGCTTGTGCTCAAGGTAAATGGTATGACCTGCGCAATGTGTGTTAAGACGATAGAGGAGGCGTTGAAAGACCTCCCCGGTGTTTTGGAGGCGAGCGTAAACCTTGGCACCGAAACTGCGAGGGTAAGCTACGATCCAAGCCTCGTGACCATTGAAGACATCAGGAAGACCATCGAGGACGTGGGCTACCAGTTCATAGGGGTTGAGGGGGAGGAGACCCACGATCTCGAGAGAGAACTAAGGGAGAGGCACCTTCGCGACATGAAGAGAAAGCTCGCCGTCGCGTGGGGTATTGGAATAGCCCTCTTCGCCTCTATGCAGGCCGAGCGCTTCGGCTTTGAAATCCCGTACCTCATGCCCCTCCAGTTCATTCTATCCACCATCGCGATAGTCTACGCTGGAAGAGGGATATTCGGTAAGGCATATGCCTCCCTGAGACATAAGAGTCTTAACATGGAGGTCATGTACTCCCTCGGCATAGGTTCGGCCTACCTGGCGAGCGTCCTCGCAACGGTAGAGGTCATTCCGGAGGACTTCAACTTCTACGAGGCCAGCGTCCTGCTGATGGCCTTCCTTCTGCTTGGCAGGTACCTTGAAACGAGGGCCAAGGGAAGAACCAGCGAGGCCATCAAAAAGCTCATGGGTCTTCAGGCGAAGAAGGCAACAGTGCTAAGGAACGGCGAGGAGATTGAGGTTCCGATAAGTGAGGTCAGGGTCGGGGACGTCGTGATAGTGAAGCCCGGTGAGAGGATTCCCGTCGATGGTATTGTGCTCGAGGGCGAGAGCTACGTTGACGAGTCAATGATAACTGGCGAACCCGTTCCCAACCTCAAGAAACCCGGGGATGAGGTTATCGGGGGCACCATAAACAAGAACTCCGTCCTCAGGATAGAGGCGAGGCGCGTCGGAAGGGACACCGTTCTGGCCCAGATAATTAGACTCGTGGAAGAAGCTCAGAATACAAAGCCGCCGATACAGAGGCTGGCGGATACAATAGTTGCATACTTCATACCCACGGTCCTCACTATAGCACTCCTCTCCTTTGCATACTGGTACTTTGTAGCGGGCGAACCCCTGCTTTTTGCCTTTACAACCCTCCTCAGCGTCCTCGTTATAGCCTGCCCCTGCGCTTTCGGTCTCGCAACGCCAACAGCATTGACGGTTGGAATGGGTAAAGGTGCCGAGATGGGGATACTCATCAAGAACGGTGAAGTGCTTGAGATAGCAAGGAAGGCGACGGTTGTGCTCTTCGACAAGACAGGAACGCTCACAAAGGGGAAGCCCGAGGTTACTGATGTTATATCCTTTGGCATGGATGAGAAGGAGCTCATAAAGCTCGTTGCCTCGGCGGAGAAGCGCTCTGAACACCCGCTTGGAGATGCTATCGTGAGGAAGGCCCAGGAACTCGGCCTTGAGCTTGAGGAGCCGGGGGAGTTCGAGGCAATAACCGGCAAAGGTGTTAGAGCAGTCGTGGGTGGAAGGGAGATCTTGGCAGGCAACAGGAAGCTCATGGTGGAGAACGGCTACTCTGTGAATGAGGTTGAGGAAACACTCCACAGACTTGAGGACGAGGCGAAGACTGCCATAACCGTCGCCATAGACGGCAGAATAGTGGGAGTAATAGGCATAGCCGACACGATAAAGGAAGGAGCAAAAGAAGCCATCGAGGAGCTCCACAGGATGGGCAAGAAGGTCGGCATGATAACCGGCGACAACAGGAGAACTGCAAACGCGATAGCAAGGCGGCTCAAGGTGGACTACGTCCTCGCCGAGGTTCTGCCGGGGGACAAGGCCAACGAGGTCAAGAAGCTCCAGGAGAAGGGTGAAGTCGTTATCTTCGTTGGCGACGGAATAAACGACGCTCCGGCCTTGGCACAGGCGGATGTTGGGATCGCTGTCGGCAACGCGACGGACATAGCGATGGAGAGCGGGGACATGGTTCTCATAAAGAACGACCCAAGGGACGTGGTCAAGGCAATAAAGCTGAGCCAGAAGACGCTGGCGAAGATAAAGCAGAACATCTTCTGGGCAATGTTCTACAACACGATGCTGATTCCCTTCGCGGCGGGGCTTGCCTTCGTGCTATTCGGCGTGGAGTTCCAGCCGGAGTGGGCGGCCGGGGCGATGAGCATAAGCAGCGTCAGCGTCGTCACAAACTCGCTCCTGCTCAAGAGGGCCAGGATCTGA
- a CDS encoding TRASH domain-containing protein, whose protein sequence is MKIDDLDLKLIHLLMDNSRLSISELAERLGVSRPTVKSRLEKLEKEGVILGYTVKLNPELLRAHNVVALIVKTDEPERMREFEEIIEINRFTSRKYLIKIAVEDMEELRKVIEGAGFEVIEIMPILESIERTTPPKVKIPFKCDYCGKEIVGEPIVYKYHNRVYFLCCPTCLREFKKTRENIEKFKLKEEDKVEHAHEHEHHAHN, encoded by the coding sequence ATGAAGATAGACGACCTTGATTTGAAGCTCATTCACCTGCTGATGGACAATTCCCGCCTAAGCATCTCAGAGCTCGCCGAAAGGCTTGGTGTCAGCAGGCCGACGGTAAAATCGCGCCTTGAAAAGCTTGAGAAAGAAGGAGTAATTCTCGGATACACCGTAAAGCTGAATCCGGAGCTTCTCAGGGCGCACAACGTCGTTGCCCTCATAGTCAAAACTGACGAGCCTGAGAGGATGAGGGAGTTCGAGGAGATAATCGAGATAAACCGCTTCACGAGCAGGAAGTACCTCATAAAGATCGCTGTTGAGGATATGGAGGAGCTGAGAAAGGTCATAGAAGGGGCAGGGTTTGAGGTCATCGAGATAATGCCCATTCTTGAGAGCATTGAAAGAACCACTCCCCCGAAGGTCAAGATACCCTTCAAGTGCGACTACTGCGGCAAGGAGATAGTGGGAGAGCCGATAGTCTACAAGTACCACAACAGGGTTTACTTCCTCTGCTGTCCAACGTGCCTGAGGGAGTTCAAAAAGACCCGGGAGAACATAGAGAAGTTCAAACTAAAGGAAGAAGACAAAGTAGAGCACGCTCACGAGCACGAGCACCACGCCCATAACTAA
- a CDS encoding cytochrome C biogenesis protein, which produces MQVSDAILMTAADIPLDSLSQVTEFTGVTFSIIALGILNALRPSIFLMIVFLLSMIALTDERKVLRVGLAFTVGAFLGYSIIAVALMNLHTKIPLLRYFVVIFGITVGVYKILSALGYVKIPVSSPLREKSNEVLEKATSPPAAFVIGGVMAFLSLSCVLPSYLLVSSLLSGQYPPGIRAALLVVFIGISVLPFALVTLGFHYGSRYARLGRAVDRLSSVSGRGDLVMGVVLVLVSVLYFVFFL; this is translated from the coding sequence ATGCAGGTTTCAGACGCAATTCTGATGACTGCCGCGGATATACCGCTGGACTCTCTGAGCCAGGTGACCGAGTTCACGGGGGTAACGTTCTCAATAATAGCCCTCGGGATTCTCAACGCCCTTCGGCCTTCAATATTCCTCATGATAGTGTTCCTTCTCTCGATGATAGCCCTGACGGACGAGAGGAAGGTTCTCAGGGTCGGCCTGGCATTCACAGTCGGCGCATTTCTGGGATACTCGATAATAGCCGTTGCCCTCATGAACCTGCACACCAAGATACCCCTGCTCAGATACTTCGTTGTCATCTTTGGGATAACCGTGGGAGTTTACAAAATACTCTCCGCACTGGGCTACGTGAAGATACCAGTCTCCAGCCCACTGAGGGAAAAGAGCAATGAGGTTCTTGAAAAGGCCACCTCTCCACCGGCCGCTTTTGTGATAGGGGGAGTGATGGCGTTTCTCTCACTGTCCTGTGTGCTCCCCTCGTATCTCCTGGTGAGCTCCCTGCTCTCCGGCCAGTACCCTCCCGGAATCAGGGCGGCGCTGCTCGTGGTGTTCATTGGAATATCGGTGCTGCCCTTTGCCCTCGTTACCCTGGGCTTCCACTACGGGAGCAGATACGCAAGACTTGGGAGGGCAGTTGATAGGCTTTCCTCGGTAAGCGGTAGGGGAGATTTAGTTATGGGCGTGGTGCTCGTGCTCGTGAGCGTGCTCTACTTTGTCTTCTTCCTTTAG